A genomic region of Bombus terrestris chromosome 12, iyBomTerr1.2, whole genome shotgun sequence contains the following coding sequences:
- the LOC100648066 gene encoding cytoplasmic dynein 1 intermediate chain isoform X29, whose product MMSDRKAELERKKAKLQAIREEKERRRREKEQKDVEEATVRAAGTDKDHRKELDAMLSSLGVAPVSDVLSSLSSMNSLTPEQSANATPDASLQPSSINSAQSSSARKKNRELTIVSVAHTNIPPKEPVVYTKQTQTIQTSHTSHDAHAFDYYVLTFDDGQAEDEENSLPHMDGFQSKLPPGILPHGLPQVKEVQPAVTQVEQEKEKEKPKEVQELSEEEKQMIILSEDFQRFLDRTSRIVERALGESVNIYSDYTGTMDGEDGMDEKSHQRLWLNRWFFCDRWSRNRCVTSMDWSPQFPELLAASYNNNDDTPNDPDGVCLVWNTKFKKTTPEFIFHCQSPVMSTTFARFHPNLILGGTYSGQIVLWDNRVQKRTPIQRTPLSASAHTHPVYCLNVVGAQNAHNLISISTDGKLCSWSLDMLSQPQETLELHTKQSKAIAATCLAFPHGDVNNFVVGSEEGTVYSACRHGTKAGVLDSYEGHQGPVTGISTHAVQGGIDFSHLFLTSSIDWTIKLWSLKESKPLYSFEHNGDYVYDVAWSPTHPALFAAVDDSGRLDLWNLNQDTEVPTASIVINGSPALNRVSWTPSGLHVTVGDDTGKIWVYDVAEHLAHPRIDEWNKFLYTQQELKHNKADEELHKLNLREPTSLTSMPPLLTTCPLR is encoded by the exons ATGATGTCTGACAGGAAAGCAGaacttgaaagaaaaaaagccaAACTTCAGGCtattagagaagaaaaggaaagacgtagaagagaaaaagaacagaaagat gTCGAGGAAGCTACGGTTCGTGCTGCAGGAACGGATAAAGATCATCGGAAAGAACTAGATGCTATGCTTTCATCCTTGGGTGTAGCACCAGTGTCag ATGTCTTATCCAGTTTATCTAGTATGAATTCTTTGACTCCGGAACAAAGTGCTAATGCTACTCCTGATGCTAGTTTACAGCCATCCAGTATAAATTCTGCTCAGag CAGCAGTGCCAGGAAGAAGAATCGGGAACTAACGATTGTTTCTGTGGCACATACTAATATTCCTCCAAAAGAACCAGTTGTTTATACCAAACAAACACAAACTATTCAAACATCGCACACATCTCACGACG CTCATGCATTCGACTATTACG TTTTGACATTTGATGATGGCCAAGCCGAAGACGAAGAGAACAGTTTGCCGCATATGGATGGTTTCCAAAGCAAGCTTCCTCCTGGAATTCTTCCCCATGGTTTACCACAGGTTAAGGAAGTGCAGCCAGCGGTTACGCAAGTGGAgcaagaaaaggaaaaagaaaagcctAAAGAAG TACAAGAACTCAGCGAAGAAGAGAAACAAATGATTATATTATCTGAAGATTTTCAACGATTCCTTGATCGTACTAGTAGAATCGTGGAAAGGGCATTAGGAGAATCCGTTAATATTTATAGCGATTATACCGGTACCATGGATGGTGAAGATGGAAT GGACGAAAAGAGTCATCAGCGTTTGTGGTTAAATCGATGGTTCTTCTGCGATCGATGGTCTCGTAATCGTTGCGTGACCTCGATGGATTGGTCACCTCAGTTTCCGGAACTTCTTGCAGCCTCCTATAACAATAACGATGACACTCCGAATGATCCCGACGGGGTGTGTTTGGTCTGGAACACAAAGTTTAAGAAAACAACACCGGAATTTATTTTCCATTGTCAGTCTCCGGTTATGTCGACCACGTTTGCAAGATTTCATCCTAATTTAATCTTAGGAGGTACTTATTCCGGACAAATCGTTCTCTGGGACAATAGAGTACAAAAGAGAACTCCTATTCAACGTACTCCACTATCAGCAAGCGCACATACT CATCCTGTATATTGTCTAAACGTCGTTGGGGCACAAAACGCGCACAATTTGATCAGCATATCAACCGATGGCAAACTGTGCTCCTGGAGTTTAGACATGTTGTCACAACCGCAAGAGACATTGGAGCTTCACACTAAACAATCGAAAGCAATTGCCGCCACTTGTTTGGCGTTCCCCCATGGCGATGTTAATAATTTCGTTGTAGGCAGCGAAGAAGGAACTGTATATTCCG CTTGTCGTCATGGTACAAAAGCTGGTGTATTAGATTCTTACGAAGGTCATCAAGGACCAGTTACAGGAATTAGCACACATGCTGTACAAGGTGGAATAGATTTCTCACATCTATTCTTAACATCGTCCATCGATTGGACGATTAAGCTTTGGAGTCTTAAGGAGAGCAAACCTCTATATTCTTTCGAGCACAATGGCGATTATGTTTATGACGTTGCGTGGTCACCGACCCATCCAGCTCTGTTTGCCGCGGTAGATGATTCGGGACGATTAGATTTATGGAATCTGAATCAAGATACCGAAGTACCCACCGCTAGTATTGTGATCAATGGTTCTCCGGCTCTTAACAGAGTTTCATGGACACCGAGCGGTTTACACGTAACCGTTGGTGACGATACTGGAAAGATTTGGGTGTACGATGTTGCCGAG CATCTAGCACATCCAAGAATCGACGAGTGGAACAAATTCTTGTACACTCAGCAAGAGTTGAAACATAACAAAGCGGACGAAGAACTGCATAAACTTAATTTAAGAGAACCTACTTCGTTAACTTCCATGCCTCCGTTGCTAACGACATGTCCCCTCAGAtaa
- the LOC100648066 gene encoding cytoplasmic dynein 1 intermediate chain isoform X28, whose protein sequence is MMSDRKAELERKKAKLQAIREEKERRRREKEQKDVEEATVRAAGTDKDHRKELDAMLSSLGVAPVSDVLSSLSSMNSLTPEQSANATPDASLQPSSINSAQSSSARKKNRELTIVSVAHTNIPPKEPVVYTKQTQTIQTSHTSHDAHAFDYYDEYNLNPGLEWEDEFTAEDEENSLPHMDGFQSKLPPGILPHGLPQVKEVQPAVTQVEQEKEKEKPKEVQELSEEEKQMIILSEDFQRFLDRTSRIVERALGESVNIYSDYTGTMDGEDGMDEKSHQRLWLNRWFFCDRWSRNRCVTSMDWSPQFPELLAASYNNNDDTPNDPDGVCLVWNTKFKKTTPEFIFHCQSPVMSTTFARFHPNLILGGTYSGQIVLWDNRVQKRTPIQRTPLSASAHTHPVYCLNVVGAQNAHNLISISTDGKLCSWSLDMLSQPQETLELHTKQSKAIAATCLAFPHGDVNNFVVGSEEGTVYSACRHGTKAGVLDSYEGHQGPVTGISTHAVQGGIDFSHLFLTSSIDWTIKLWSLKESKPLYSFEHNGDYVYDVAWSPTHPALFAAVDDSGRLDLWNLNQDTEVPTASIVINGSPALNRVSWTPSGLHVTVGDDTGKIWVYDVAEHLAHPRIDEWNKFLYTQQELKHNKADEELHKLNLREPTSLTSMPPLLTTCPLR, encoded by the exons ATGATGTCTGACAGGAAAGCAGaacttgaaagaaaaaaagccaAACTTCAGGCtattagagaagaaaaggaaagacgtagaagagaaaaagaacagaaagat gTCGAGGAAGCTACGGTTCGTGCTGCAGGAACGGATAAAGATCATCGGAAAGAACTAGATGCTATGCTTTCATCCTTGGGTGTAGCACCAGTGTCag ATGTCTTATCCAGTTTATCTAGTATGAATTCTTTGACTCCGGAACAAAGTGCTAATGCTACTCCTGATGCTAGTTTACAGCCATCCAGTATAAATTCTGCTCAGag CAGCAGTGCCAGGAAGAAGAATCGGGAACTAACGATTGTTTCTGTGGCACATACTAATATTCCTCCAAAAGAACCAGTTGTTTATACCAAACAAACACAAACTATTCAAACATCGCACACATCTCACGACG CTCATGCATTCGACTATTACG ACGAGTACAATCTAAATCCTGGTTTAGAATGGGAGGACGAATTTACAG CCGAAGACGAAGAGAACAGTTTGCCGCATATGGATGGTTTCCAAAGCAAGCTTCCTCCTGGAATTCTTCCCCATGGTTTACCACAGGTTAAGGAAGTGCAGCCAGCGGTTACGCAAGTGGAgcaagaaaaggaaaaagaaaagcctAAAGAAG TACAAGAACTCAGCGAAGAAGAGAAACAAATGATTATATTATCTGAAGATTTTCAACGATTCCTTGATCGTACTAGTAGAATCGTGGAAAGGGCATTAGGAGAATCCGTTAATATTTATAGCGATTATACCGGTACCATGGATGGTGAAGATGGAAT GGACGAAAAGAGTCATCAGCGTTTGTGGTTAAATCGATGGTTCTTCTGCGATCGATGGTCTCGTAATCGTTGCGTGACCTCGATGGATTGGTCACCTCAGTTTCCGGAACTTCTTGCAGCCTCCTATAACAATAACGATGACACTCCGAATGATCCCGACGGGGTGTGTTTGGTCTGGAACACAAAGTTTAAGAAAACAACACCGGAATTTATTTTCCATTGTCAGTCTCCGGTTATGTCGACCACGTTTGCAAGATTTCATCCTAATTTAATCTTAGGAGGTACTTATTCCGGACAAATCGTTCTCTGGGACAATAGAGTACAAAAGAGAACTCCTATTCAACGTACTCCACTATCAGCAAGCGCACATACT CATCCTGTATATTGTCTAAACGTCGTTGGGGCACAAAACGCGCACAATTTGATCAGCATATCAACCGATGGCAAACTGTGCTCCTGGAGTTTAGACATGTTGTCACAACCGCAAGAGACATTGGAGCTTCACACTAAACAATCGAAAGCAATTGCCGCCACTTGTTTGGCGTTCCCCCATGGCGATGTTAATAATTTCGTTGTAGGCAGCGAAGAAGGAACTGTATATTCCG CTTGTCGTCATGGTACAAAAGCTGGTGTATTAGATTCTTACGAAGGTCATCAAGGACCAGTTACAGGAATTAGCACACATGCTGTACAAGGTGGAATAGATTTCTCACATCTATTCTTAACATCGTCCATCGATTGGACGATTAAGCTTTGGAGTCTTAAGGAGAGCAAACCTCTATATTCTTTCGAGCACAATGGCGATTATGTTTATGACGTTGCGTGGTCACCGACCCATCCAGCTCTGTTTGCCGCGGTAGATGATTCGGGACGATTAGATTTATGGAATCTGAATCAAGATACCGAAGTACCCACCGCTAGTATTGTGATCAATGGTTCTCCGGCTCTTAACAGAGTTTCATGGACACCGAGCGGTTTACACGTAACCGTTGGTGACGATACTGGAAAGATTTGGGTGTACGATGTTGCCGAG CATCTAGCACATCCAAGAATCGACGAGTGGAACAAATTCTTGTACACTCAGCAAGAGTTGAAACATAACAAAGCGGACGAAGAACTGCATAAACTTAATTTAAGAGAACCTACTTCGTTAACTTCCATGCCTCCGTTGCTAACGACATGTCCCCTCAGAtaa
- the LOC100648066 gene encoding cytoplasmic dynein 1 intermediate chain isoform X23: protein MMSDRKAELERKKAKLQAIREEKERRRREKEQKDVEEATVRAAGTDKDHRKELDAMLSSLGVAPVSDVLSSLSSMNSLTPEQSANATPDASLQPSSINSAQSSSARKKNRELTIVSVAHTNIPPKEPVVYTKQTQTIQTSHTSHDAHAFDYYDEYNLNPGLEWEDEFTVLTFDDGQAEDEENSLPHMDGFQSKLPPGILPHGLPQVKEVQPAVTQVEQEKEKEKPKEVQELSEEEKQMIILSEDFQRFLDRTSRIVERALGESVNIYSDYTGTMDGEDGMDEKSHQRLWLNRWFFCDRWSRNRCVTSMDWSPQFPELLAASYNNNDDTPNDPDGVCLVWNTKFKKTTPEFIFHCQSPVMSTTFARFHPNLILGGTYSGQIVLWDNRVQKRTPIQRTPLSASAHTHPVYCLNVVGAQNAHNLISISTDGKLCSWSLDMLSQPQETLELHTKQSKAIAATCLAFPHGDVNNFVVGSEEGTVYSACRHGTKAGVLDSYEGHQGPVTGISTHAVQGGIDFSHLFLTSSIDWTIKLWSLKESKPLYSFEHNGDYVYDVAWSPTHPALFAAVDDSGRLDLWNLNQDTEVPTASIVINGSPALNRVSWTPSGLHVTVGDDTGKIWVYDVAEHLAHPRIDEWNKFLYTQQELKHNKADEELHKLNLREPTSLTSMPPLLTTCPLR, encoded by the exons ATGATGTCTGACAGGAAAGCAGaacttgaaagaaaaaaagccaAACTTCAGGCtattagagaagaaaaggaaagacgtagaagagaaaaagaacagaaagat gTCGAGGAAGCTACGGTTCGTGCTGCAGGAACGGATAAAGATCATCGGAAAGAACTAGATGCTATGCTTTCATCCTTGGGTGTAGCACCAGTGTCag ATGTCTTATCCAGTTTATCTAGTATGAATTCTTTGACTCCGGAACAAAGTGCTAATGCTACTCCTGATGCTAGTTTACAGCCATCCAGTATAAATTCTGCTCAGag CAGCAGTGCCAGGAAGAAGAATCGGGAACTAACGATTGTTTCTGTGGCACATACTAATATTCCTCCAAAAGAACCAGTTGTTTATACCAAACAAACACAAACTATTCAAACATCGCACACATCTCACGACG CTCATGCATTCGACTATTACG ACGAGTACAATCTAAATCCTGGTTTAGAATGGGAGGACGAATTTACAG TTTTGACATTTGATGATGGCCAAGCCGAAGACGAAGAGAACAGTTTGCCGCATATGGATGGTTTCCAAAGCAAGCTTCCTCCTGGAATTCTTCCCCATGGTTTACCACAGGTTAAGGAAGTGCAGCCAGCGGTTACGCAAGTGGAgcaagaaaaggaaaaagaaaagcctAAAGAAG TACAAGAACTCAGCGAAGAAGAGAAACAAATGATTATATTATCTGAAGATTTTCAACGATTCCTTGATCGTACTAGTAGAATCGTGGAAAGGGCATTAGGAGAATCCGTTAATATTTATAGCGATTATACCGGTACCATGGATGGTGAAGATGGAAT GGACGAAAAGAGTCATCAGCGTTTGTGGTTAAATCGATGGTTCTTCTGCGATCGATGGTCTCGTAATCGTTGCGTGACCTCGATGGATTGGTCACCTCAGTTTCCGGAACTTCTTGCAGCCTCCTATAACAATAACGATGACACTCCGAATGATCCCGACGGGGTGTGTTTGGTCTGGAACACAAAGTTTAAGAAAACAACACCGGAATTTATTTTCCATTGTCAGTCTCCGGTTATGTCGACCACGTTTGCAAGATTTCATCCTAATTTAATCTTAGGAGGTACTTATTCCGGACAAATCGTTCTCTGGGACAATAGAGTACAAAAGAGAACTCCTATTCAACGTACTCCACTATCAGCAAGCGCACATACT CATCCTGTATATTGTCTAAACGTCGTTGGGGCACAAAACGCGCACAATTTGATCAGCATATCAACCGATGGCAAACTGTGCTCCTGGAGTTTAGACATGTTGTCACAACCGCAAGAGACATTGGAGCTTCACACTAAACAATCGAAAGCAATTGCCGCCACTTGTTTGGCGTTCCCCCATGGCGATGTTAATAATTTCGTTGTAGGCAGCGAAGAAGGAACTGTATATTCCG CTTGTCGTCATGGTACAAAAGCTGGTGTATTAGATTCTTACGAAGGTCATCAAGGACCAGTTACAGGAATTAGCACACATGCTGTACAAGGTGGAATAGATTTCTCACATCTATTCTTAACATCGTCCATCGATTGGACGATTAAGCTTTGGAGTCTTAAGGAGAGCAAACCTCTATATTCTTTCGAGCACAATGGCGATTATGTTTATGACGTTGCGTGGTCACCGACCCATCCAGCTCTGTTTGCCGCGGTAGATGATTCGGGACGATTAGATTTATGGAATCTGAATCAAGATACCGAAGTACCCACCGCTAGTATTGTGATCAATGGTTCTCCGGCTCTTAACAGAGTTTCATGGACACCGAGCGGTTTACACGTAACCGTTGGTGACGATACTGGAAAGATTTGGGTGTACGATGTTGCCGAG CATCTAGCACATCCAAGAATCGACGAGTGGAACAAATTCTTGTACACTCAGCAAGAGTTGAAACATAACAAAGCGGACGAAGAACTGCATAAACTTAATTTAAGAGAACCTACTTCGTTAACTTCCATGCCTCCGTTGCTAACGACATGTCCCCTCAGAtaa
- the LOC100648066 gene encoding cytoplasmic dynein 1 intermediate chain isoform X15 has protein sequence MMSDRKAELERKKAKLQAIREEKERRRREKEQKDVEEATVRAAGTDKDHRKELDAMLSSLGVAPVSDVLSSLSSMNSLTPEQSANATPDASLQPSSINSAQSSARKKNRELTIVSVAHTNIPPKEPVVYTKQTQTIQTSHTSHDGYFETDWWRPRKGGSAPNYLSHAFDYYDEYNLNPGLEWEDEFTVLTFDDGQAEDEENSLPHMDGFQSKLPPGILPHGLPQVKEVQPAVTQVEQEKEKEKPKEVQELSEEEKQMIILSEDFQRFLDRTSRIVERALGESVNIYSDYTGTMDGEDGMDEKSHQRLWLNRWFFCDRWSRNRCVTSMDWSPQFPELLAASYNNNDDTPNDPDGVCLVWNTKFKKTTPEFIFHCQSPVMSTTFARFHPNLILGGTYSGQIVLWDNRVQKRTPIQRTPLSASAHTHPVYCLNVVGAQNAHNLISISTDGKLCSWSLDMLSQPQETLELHTKQSKAIAATCLAFPHGDVNNFVVGSEEGTVYSACRHGTKAGVLDSYEGHQGPVTGISTHAVQGGIDFSHLFLTSSIDWTIKLWSLKESKPLYSFEHNGDYVYDVAWSPTHPALFAAVDDSGRLDLWNLNQDTEVPTASIVINGSPALNRVSWTPSGLHVTVGDDTGKIWVYDVAEHLAHPRIDEWNKFLYTQQELKHNKADEELHKLNLREPTSLTSMPPLLTTCPLR, from the exons ATGATGTCTGACAGGAAAGCAGaacttgaaagaaaaaaagccaAACTTCAGGCtattagagaagaaaaggaaagacgtagaagagaaaaagaacagaaagat gTCGAGGAAGCTACGGTTCGTGCTGCAGGAACGGATAAAGATCATCGGAAAGAACTAGATGCTATGCTTTCATCCTTGGGTGTAGCACCAGTGTCag ATGTCTTATCCAGTTTATCTAGTATGAATTCTTTGACTCCGGAACAAAGTGCTAATGCTACTCCTGATGCTAGTTTACAGCCATCCAGTATAAATTCTGCTCAGag CAGTGCCAGGAAGAAGAATCGGGAACTAACGATTGTTTCTGTGGCACATACTAATATTCCTCCAAAAGAACCAGTTGTTTATACCAAACAAACACAAACTATTCAAACATCGCACACATCTCACGACG GCTACTTTGAGACTGACTGGTGGCGTCCCAGGAAAGGTGGGTCTGCACCAAACTACCTAT CTCATGCATTCGACTATTACG ACGAGTACAATCTAAATCCTGGTTTAGAATGGGAGGACGAATTTACAG TTTTGACATTTGATGATGGCCAAGCCGAAGACGAAGAGAACAGTTTGCCGCATATGGATGGTTTCCAAAGCAAGCTTCCTCCTGGAATTCTTCCCCATGGTTTACCACAGGTTAAGGAAGTGCAGCCAGCGGTTACGCAAGTGGAgcaagaaaaggaaaaagaaaagcctAAAGAAG TACAAGAACTCAGCGAAGAAGAGAAACAAATGATTATATTATCTGAAGATTTTCAACGATTCCTTGATCGTACTAGTAGAATCGTGGAAAGGGCATTAGGAGAATCCGTTAATATTTATAGCGATTATACCGGTACCATGGATGGTGAAGATGGAAT GGACGAAAAGAGTCATCAGCGTTTGTGGTTAAATCGATGGTTCTTCTGCGATCGATGGTCTCGTAATCGTTGCGTGACCTCGATGGATTGGTCACCTCAGTTTCCGGAACTTCTTGCAGCCTCCTATAACAATAACGATGACACTCCGAATGATCCCGACGGGGTGTGTTTGGTCTGGAACACAAAGTTTAAGAAAACAACACCGGAATTTATTTTCCATTGTCAGTCTCCGGTTATGTCGACCACGTTTGCAAGATTTCATCCTAATTTAATCTTAGGAGGTACTTATTCCGGACAAATCGTTCTCTGGGACAATAGAGTACAAAAGAGAACTCCTATTCAACGTACTCCACTATCAGCAAGCGCACATACT CATCCTGTATATTGTCTAAACGTCGTTGGGGCACAAAACGCGCACAATTTGATCAGCATATCAACCGATGGCAAACTGTGCTCCTGGAGTTTAGACATGTTGTCACAACCGCAAGAGACATTGGAGCTTCACACTAAACAATCGAAAGCAATTGCCGCCACTTGTTTGGCGTTCCCCCATGGCGATGTTAATAATTTCGTTGTAGGCAGCGAAGAAGGAACTGTATATTCCG CTTGTCGTCATGGTACAAAAGCTGGTGTATTAGATTCTTACGAAGGTCATCAAGGACCAGTTACAGGAATTAGCACACATGCTGTACAAGGTGGAATAGATTTCTCACATCTATTCTTAACATCGTCCATCGATTGGACGATTAAGCTTTGGAGTCTTAAGGAGAGCAAACCTCTATATTCTTTCGAGCACAATGGCGATTATGTTTATGACGTTGCGTGGTCACCGACCCATCCAGCTCTGTTTGCCGCGGTAGATGATTCGGGACGATTAGATTTATGGAATCTGAATCAAGATACCGAAGTACCCACCGCTAGTATTGTGATCAATGGTTCTCCGGCTCTTAACAGAGTTTCATGGACACCGAGCGGTTTACACGTAACCGTTGGTGACGATACTGGAAAGATTTGGGTGTACGATGTTGCCGAG CATCTAGCACATCCAAGAATCGACGAGTGGAACAAATTCTTGTACACTCAGCAAGAGTTGAAACATAACAAAGCGGACGAAGAACTGCATAAACTTAATTTAAGAGAACCTACTTCGTTAACTTCCATGCCTCCGTTGCTAACGACATGTCCCCTCAGAtaa
- the LOC100648066 gene encoding cytoplasmic dynein 1 intermediate chain isoform X24 — translation MMSDRKAELERKKAKLQAIREEKERRRREKEQKDVEEATVRAAGTDKDHRKELDAMLSSLGVAPVSDVLSSLSSMNSLTPEQSANATPDASLQPSSINSAQSSARKKNRELTIVSVAHTNIPPKEPVVYTKQTQTIQTSHTSHDAHAFDYYDEYNLNPGLEWEDEFTVLTFDDGQAEDEENSLPHMDGFQSKLPPGILPHGLPQVKEVQPAVTQVEQEKEKEKPKEVQELSEEEKQMIILSEDFQRFLDRTSRIVERALGESVNIYSDYTGTMDGEDGMDEKSHQRLWLNRWFFCDRWSRNRCVTSMDWSPQFPELLAASYNNNDDTPNDPDGVCLVWNTKFKKTTPEFIFHCQSPVMSTTFARFHPNLILGGTYSGQIVLWDNRVQKRTPIQRTPLSASAHTHPVYCLNVVGAQNAHNLISISTDGKLCSWSLDMLSQPQETLELHTKQSKAIAATCLAFPHGDVNNFVVGSEEGTVYSACRHGTKAGVLDSYEGHQGPVTGISTHAVQGGIDFSHLFLTSSIDWTIKLWSLKESKPLYSFEHNGDYVYDVAWSPTHPALFAAVDDSGRLDLWNLNQDTEVPTASIVINGSPALNRVSWTPSGLHVTVGDDTGKIWVYDVAEHLAHPRIDEWNKFLYTQQELKHNKADEELHKLNLREPTSLTSMPPLLTTCPLR, via the exons ATGATGTCTGACAGGAAAGCAGaacttgaaagaaaaaaagccaAACTTCAGGCtattagagaagaaaaggaaagacgtagaagagaaaaagaacagaaagat gTCGAGGAAGCTACGGTTCGTGCTGCAGGAACGGATAAAGATCATCGGAAAGAACTAGATGCTATGCTTTCATCCTTGGGTGTAGCACCAGTGTCag ATGTCTTATCCAGTTTATCTAGTATGAATTCTTTGACTCCGGAACAAAGTGCTAATGCTACTCCTGATGCTAGTTTACAGCCATCCAGTATAAATTCTGCTCAGag CAGTGCCAGGAAGAAGAATCGGGAACTAACGATTGTTTCTGTGGCACATACTAATATTCCTCCAAAAGAACCAGTTGTTTATACCAAACAAACACAAACTATTCAAACATCGCACACATCTCACGACG CTCATGCATTCGACTATTACG ACGAGTACAATCTAAATCCTGGTTTAGAATGGGAGGACGAATTTACAG TTTTGACATTTGATGATGGCCAAGCCGAAGACGAAGAGAACAGTTTGCCGCATATGGATGGTTTCCAAAGCAAGCTTCCTCCTGGAATTCTTCCCCATGGTTTACCACAGGTTAAGGAAGTGCAGCCAGCGGTTACGCAAGTGGAgcaagaaaaggaaaaagaaaagcctAAAGAAG TACAAGAACTCAGCGAAGAAGAGAAACAAATGATTATATTATCTGAAGATTTTCAACGATTCCTTGATCGTACTAGTAGAATCGTGGAAAGGGCATTAGGAGAATCCGTTAATATTTATAGCGATTATACCGGTACCATGGATGGTGAAGATGGAAT GGACGAAAAGAGTCATCAGCGTTTGTGGTTAAATCGATGGTTCTTCTGCGATCGATGGTCTCGTAATCGTTGCGTGACCTCGATGGATTGGTCACCTCAGTTTCCGGAACTTCTTGCAGCCTCCTATAACAATAACGATGACACTCCGAATGATCCCGACGGGGTGTGTTTGGTCTGGAACACAAAGTTTAAGAAAACAACACCGGAATTTATTTTCCATTGTCAGTCTCCGGTTATGTCGACCACGTTTGCAAGATTTCATCCTAATTTAATCTTAGGAGGTACTTATTCCGGACAAATCGTTCTCTGGGACAATAGAGTACAAAAGAGAACTCCTATTCAACGTACTCCACTATCAGCAAGCGCACATACT CATCCTGTATATTGTCTAAACGTCGTTGGGGCACAAAACGCGCACAATTTGATCAGCATATCAACCGATGGCAAACTGTGCTCCTGGAGTTTAGACATGTTGTCACAACCGCAAGAGACATTGGAGCTTCACACTAAACAATCGAAAGCAATTGCCGCCACTTGTTTGGCGTTCCCCCATGGCGATGTTAATAATTTCGTTGTAGGCAGCGAAGAAGGAACTGTATATTCCG CTTGTCGTCATGGTACAAAAGCTGGTGTATTAGATTCTTACGAAGGTCATCAAGGACCAGTTACAGGAATTAGCACACATGCTGTACAAGGTGGAATAGATTTCTCACATCTATTCTTAACATCGTCCATCGATTGGACGATTAAGCTTTGGAGTCTTAAGGAGAGCAAACCTCTATATTCTTTCGAGCACAATGGCGATTATGTTTATGACGTTGCGTGGTCACCGACCCATCCAGCTCTGTTTGCCGCGGTAGATGATTCGGGACGATTAGATTTATGGAATCTGAATCAAGATACCGAAGTACCCACCGCTAGTATTGTGATCAATGGTTCTCCGGCTCTTAACAGAGTTTCATGGACACCGAGCGGTTTACACGTAACCGTTGGTGACGATACTGGAAAGATTTGGGTGTACGATGTTGCCGAG CATCTAGCACATCCAAGAATCGACGAGTGGAACAAATTCTTGTACACTCAGCAAGAGTTGAAACATAACAAAGCGGACGAAGAACTGCATAAACTTAATTTAAGAGAACCTACTTCGTTAACTTCCATGCCTCCGTTGCTAACGACATGTCCCCTCAGAtaa